From Virgibacillus natechei, the proteins below share one genomic window:
- a CDS encoding ABC transporter ATP-binding protein, which produces MAFIEVSEITKKFGEKIALDHFSMKLKENEVLGVIGHNGAGKTTLFKLLLEMYAPDQGEIKFNEKNFHIKNDIGYLPEQRGLYGKTAVYAQLFAFGYLKGKSKAELQPNIDFWMKFFKVEENRNDILANLSKGNQQKVQFITAVIHNPKFLILDEPFSGLDPINVDMFMNAIQIMQRNGSTIIYSSHKLDSIEHLSTRLLFLKDGRKVYLDDIGNIQKQYGYRLKIKNDSLTEKILLEHGFRFEVKNGIFEVILQDKKDAEYVASLLTNTYSEMFLVEQRSIEEIFKLINNGG; this is translated from the coding sequence ATGGCTTTTATAGAGGTAAGTGAAATTACAAAGAAATTTGGAGAAAAAATTGCCCTTGATCATTTTTCAATGAAATTAAAAGAAAATGAAGTGTTGGGTGTCATTGGTCATAATGGAGCGGGTAAAACGACATTATTTAAATTGCTTCTAGAAATGTACGCACCAGATCAAGGAGAAATCAAGTTTAATGAAAAGAACTTTCATATAAAAAATGATATCGGTTATTTACCAGAACAAAGAGGGTTATATGGAAAAACAGCCGTCTACGCACAGTTATTTGCTTTTGGCTATCTGAAAGGAAAAAGTAAAGCAGAACTTCAACCGAATATTGATTTTTGGATGAAATTTTTTAAGGTCGAAGAAAACAGAAACGACATCTTAGCTAACCTATCGAAAGGAAATCAACAAAAAGTACAATTTATTACTGCGGTTATACATAACCCTAAGTTTCTAATTTTAGATGAACCATTTAGTGGTTTAGATCCGATTAATGTTGATATGTTTATGAATGCTATTCAAATCATGCAGAGGAATGGCAGTACAATTATATATTCCAGTCATAAATTAGATAGTATTGAACATTTATCGACTAGACTTCTTTTTTTGAAAGATGGCAGGAAAGTCTATCTGGACGATATTGGAAATATTCAAAAGCAGTACGGATACAGATTAAAAATAAAGAATGATTCGCTTACGGAAAAAATATTGTTAGAACATGGATTTCGATTTGAAGTTAAAAATGGAATATTTGAAGTTATATTGCAAGATAAAAAAGATGCAGAATATGTTGCATCTCTTTTAACAAACACCTATTCTGAAATGTTTTTAGTAGAACAACGAAGTATTGAAGAAATTTTTAAACTTATTAATAATGGAGGTTGA